DNA sequence from the Plodia interpunctella isolate USDA-ARS_2022_Savannah chromosome 19, ilPloInte3.2, whole genome shotgun sequence genome:
TTGATTGGATGAAAACTAGTCAACTATATTGAATCACCGTTTACAGACTGAATTTGATTGACTAAAACCACCACATGACAAACAATGACATCGTAATCTATCGTCTCTATAAACTATAGTCGAGGCTTTCGTGTTATAAttcgtattatattttagtaaaaaatcttACATGTAAGTATTACAGATTGACAAGAACGTCTGGTCCGATGAGGGAGTCGCTACTGTTTAAAAAGTTTTCGATCTTGATGACAGTATCAGACACCCTTGTCCAAAAACATTTGTACCAAAGTTCTTTAAGCAGAATGTTGGTGAATTTATactcatttcaatattatgtattttcaacTGACTTTTGATTTACACACTGATTAGTAAATGTATCTTTTATTGATGAGATTACATTACGTAGTATTATTAAACGATATCAATCAACATCCCACCTTTTAGCTGTGTGCCTTTACATAAGGAGTGGCCACAAGACTATGgcattttaagtaggtacaataagtattatttattttatttaacaattgtatgtatatgtatactatttgaatgtttttttaaattctagtaggcgtatagataaaaaatacaatcatcCGAAGTTGTCAacatagtatttaaaaatacgtaatgatatttaggttttattctagtattgttatatttttacatattatttatacctattagTTTTACCAAAAATAGCAAAGTATTGCATAATATTAAGTTCAAGTGTAAATACGTTAATGCTATAATAAAAGCTGATAGTTTGTACATAATCATTCTTACGCCaaagttttgtaaattacGTGTCTGCGTTTTGTTTGCAGTAGTCtaagtacatttttagttaatttcatataaacaattatttagtaTCTAGTCTGCgtatgaaaaagtgtattAGAGATATTTtggatttattataagttaaaGTTTTTTCGAAAgtcgaagtttttttaaataaatcaaagctctctattatttttctacaaaGCCGAGCTTATtacgacaataaaaataataaaaaaacagtgataaaattatatagaaaataacaaatatattttttagatttttttaatatctgaaATTGAAATCAATCATATTTTGAGGAATaagaatacatttatatttgaattggcagttattataattatttcctaaatattttgacataaaataaaagtatgtacCACGAAAAAAGTCCCGTAAtcgtggcgctactgtcgctgTAAAAAACAATGTAGCCTATTTGTCATTGATAGTTTCATATATTACCACGGGCCTTTTTTTGGTGGTATGGTCTCTAGAAACGTTTCCCGTGTTGCATTTCACCaccaaaaatgtacttaacaatattattagcgatattaaataattactaattatttttatttaaataactttgcTCCAAGAATTCATATTGTAAaacagtaatttaaaaatacgctATTCAAAGCCTATAATAAAAGGGCCCTCTCATTTTATTATGCTTCGAAAAGGTACAATAcccatttaaaaacattttatatcaaaatgctgatattatttttatgattttacgatATCacttaaattgatatttttatgtaaatatacgtAAGGTACTAAATAAGTTGAACGAAATTAGAAATAGTGCAATTATTTTaggaaattattatgtattcgaaatttaattttacataattataaaatatttggcgaaaatttttctgtttgtatatttgatatGTCTATTGAAATGAATGGAAAGTAAAAGTAATGTATGACGAATAAATTGCATAGAAGTCGAGAATcgtctttttatttatatttaaaactataattttataatagtatttttccTATGTTGCTAGCGTATCAAAAAAATTGTCGAACTCGGTGAAAATTGCTAGTATGTCCTTGCATTGGAGAAAACATTGATCCTTGATTCGCGCTCAGAATTCGCCGGTAGTATATTAGATTCAAACGCCATCTACATTTCTGTTCCAGAACTTCTAACATATTTAGCGCGTAAGCATTTGTCATGTAGGTGCTGTTTTTAGTTTGATCTACTACGTATAGATGGCTATATTATTATGCTTTGTGACCTTGATTTGAATCTATTTCAATTTTCCCCCTCATTCCACTATTCACCAACTACTATCTACTGATGCATTTCTTCACTCAAcattggaaaaataatttttaattataatatttaaacaaattttgaatatacaattttattgtataagtagCTTGATCCAAGAAAACAACAAGAGTTCTATTGattctatttaattaatcgCAATATTTTGCCGATAtcattacatacaaattttcatacaaaaattatgcTAGTtagtacatttatatttttaattacgattcaaaatgtatacaaaattcacTCTTTAAGAGTTTCGTCTATCACAAGTCTAGCGATATTACAAGCGTTTGATTCGAGGAAGCGTTGTccatcaaatttattttaatatttagcgattgtattgattttttatggCAATATAATTGCGTGCGATGgaattattcttttttgtcTCGCCAGAAAACGAGTGTTTGGATTATGTACACACTAAGGTTAATTTTTGTAGACACTATTGTAgcatttaatactttttttaaatggcaTCAGAGAAAGTATTGCCatatatcacaaaaaaatgtactcataaaaattaaattttcgagCACCACTTTATAGGTTgcgttattgttattttcgcTAAAATCTATCAAAATTTGATGGACCATAATTTAATaacgtaacaaaaataaatttataaccaCAATAAACTATTGTAGAgcgtaaaacaattttatcacTTTAACTTAATGCCTAACAAATTAAAACCTAGCTAACCTAAATTCGTGTAATACTTgtcaatttcattatttggTACCTAAATTACATTGTCTGCCTCTTGAATCAGATAAATCGAGAAGTGGGTAAGTTAGTCACAAGGAAAATGTCatcaaatatgaaattaaaggACTGGGTTTATAGTCCTTCGATCTTTGACTCCCAAATCgtaaatatgcaaataaatattattatatattaaaattggcGACCcctcccggcttcgctcgggtaaaaccatttAAAAGAAGCCTCCTAAtcgtttcgtctatctctgtgccaaatttcaccaaaatcggtagagtagtttttgagtttattcattaaaaacataaatacaaatcttttctctttttaatattagtatggatagtgTTAATGactaattgaaataataaaagaaatttgtgTGGATTTCATTTCCAACCTATTcactgttaaattttattacttgtaacactatttttatagaaaaccACGAGGATGGGCGTTTCAATCTTTCAACATaatgtttcaatttattttttattagacaaaGTTTCTACACGTccagctatttatttattatccaaacttattctatttttaatgttataaacaattcaaaattaatttcctcAATACATAAAACGCATCATAATTGTGTAAGTTGATACAATAAACTACGACCGGGATGCCGAAGATTAAAAGACTATACCTATATGCTAAGTCAAACATGatatacaaatgtatttacataGAAACGATTAGTTAGTCacgtgtataaattatatatacttattgaaAAGTAAGTTAACAAAAAGTAAGCAAACATTGAAGTTaactattattgaaaatttctcATCAAAAATCCATACATTtccatttcaattaaaaatttcaaagttttcGGTGCCAAATTGTTTCTAGTAGAGTTGCTGCCAATTTTGCTGTTTTctaattaacattaatatttcctAGAGACGtgaataaaacttaattacgAAAAGAGGTATTCGTATTACATagtctttaattttttgctGATAAGTAACATATAAGCATTCAAGTTACGCTTATATGTCTGTGTAAATAACACAGTAAAACCAATGACGTGAATGGATTTCGTCAAAGTAGGTATAGGAAGGGAATGTTAAGTGACTTGGCAAGTGACAGGGCTTCAGTTCACCGAATGGGCTGACCCCACACGCTTTTCAAATAGGAAGAAAGTAGCTGGGCACGTGTATCGCAGGGTTGTATGACGGGAACAGGATGGAACAACTCTGTTATTTGTGCGTAttcccggttgcttcctcACTCGTTGAGCTTCGGTCCGCCTACCTTTTCGTGACCGCTTGTTTCGTGCGTGCTGTAGTTATTGGACCATTGCAGACGGAACAACTAATAGACACAAAGGTACCTTGCTCTTAAAGATACAAACACCGTTTGTTTTGAGAAGCGAGTGACGTCCAAAACAtacaatataggtaatattttgaGTCTGCTATTGTAAACTATCGCGTTTGTATCTAAACCATAATTATCTTTGTTACATCGAACAAAGGACGTTATTAATCAATTCATGTCAATGAAGTCCATCATTGAGCTTTTGCTGGTTCAAAATTATTGCTTCCTTAAGGATAAAGTAGGTGGCGCCTCTGTACCGTTTGCGCTTCGAAGTTGATATCTAAATGTAAGAAAATGTAACtctcaaagaaaataaaggaataacgtaaaattacattaatttcaaatgCTATCAGCCTATCACCATTGTGTCACAACgaaaaaacaaagttaaagGAATCTAATCCATACGACAATTTCATATGgtattttttcctttcttaTAAACACGCTGCCGAAAGTTTACCCATAAaagttagatttttttcattacgatTGCAATTAGACATTCCCAGCTACCAACGTAGTCAAATACTGAGGATCCAGCCTATATATTTGATGCCATGTTTATATATTGTCCTTGTATATGGGAATGACGTTATAATGACGATAATACGTCGTTTATATGTCAatcataaataagttatttttcgTCTCTTCAGTTTGCAAAATTCGTCAAATAAACTCATGTCTAGTCTGCACCTTACAACCGGaagcaaaatatttgtacataaaatCGCATTTAACATTCACATCATACGAAAATCCACAGCACGGTCGAAGGACCAACTTTCACCCACACCCGTCACATGTTAACACAGCGCAATTTCTTCTCTGGCACTCTCGACGCGAACTGGAAGCTTGGAACCACCgccttttcttctttttcttcgaCTTTCTCCTCGCCCATTAAACTCTtcaaacacactttcatatCCGCTGCGAATTTCTTAACCAATCTCtctaaagaaaacaaatgctCGTCTAAAGCCTCTGGGATCTCGTCCCTCATGAAGTCTGCTAATCTTAACAAGTATTCTACATTAGAGCCAGATGAACCACGGCACTCTATGATTTGTTTCGCTATGTCAGGAAGAGGCGCTGCGCCCAGCCAGTGTCGGTTTTCAGGGACGGCTATATAAAGTAATGCGTCGCATTTTTCTGTGAGACTATGGCTGGTGGTTGGGGTGAAATCTGGGCGAGGGTAGAAGTACACTGTGTAGGTTCTGTAGCCGCCGAGTTGGCATTCCCTGGTGCTGAGATAAGGTAGCGCCGCTTTGTTCTCGGCTGAGACTAGGAACGCTTTGCCCCACGTGATGCCCTGGaaagatagaaataaaaatcatagaataaaaaaataatgttaatctGTGTCTTGACTTAGCAGTTAGTAACGTTGCTTCAGCTTTATATATTGGATCATAgaatttggaataataaatcaaat
Encoded proteins:
- the LOC128678445 gene encoding putative glutathione-specific gamma-glutamylcyclotransferase 2 yields the protein MMENKRFENETKGSGKGTEAEPSSSHTKCEDKLVRKGPFWIFGYGSLCWNPGFEYQQSVTGYVKGFSRRFWQGNTTHRGTDMKPGRVATLVEDKEGITWGKAFLVSAENKAALPYLSTRECQLGGYRTYTVYFYPRPDFTPTTSHSLTEKCDALLYIAVPENRHWLGAAPLPDIAKQIIECRGSSGSNVEYLLRLADFMRDEIPEALDEHLFSLERLVKKFAADMKVCLKSLMGEEKVEEKEEKAVVPSFQFASRVPEKKLRCVNM